The following proteins are co-located in the Aquarana catesbeiana isolate 2022-GZ linkage group LG02, ASM4218655v1, whole genome shotgun sequence genome:
- the LOC141130101 gene encoding small integral membrane protein 11-like, translated as MEFNWKVLENFPLLMYILAAKTVLLCLAFAAAKIYQSKRIEAKLKQEREEKLRRLAEEAEKDETEKKED; from the exons ATGGAGTTCAATTGGAAG GTACTGGAGAATTTCCCATTGTTGATGTACATTTTAGCAGCAAAGACCGTGCTGCTGTGTCTGGCCTTCGCTGCCGCCAAGATATACCAAAGTAAAAGAATTGAGGCAAAGTTAAAGCAGGAACGGGAGGAAAAACTTCGACGCTTAGCGGAGGAAGCAGAAAAAGATGAAACTGAGAAAAAAGAAGATTGA